CAATAACTCAAGAACTTGTAATGGatcattaatttcatttcctaCCTCAGTTGAAACTTCATAGGCCTCCAAATCTTTCAAAGTAATGCCATTTTCAGAAGCAACTTGTTTAAGTAACTTCAGTTTGATCTCTGAGCTTGGTGGCCTCGCTGACAGCTTCTTTACTATCTGAAAACCCCAAAGATTACCACATCATTCAGTGAAAACAGCAAGGGAAAATTGGCATATGAACTCCTGCTTAAAGTTGAGATGCTATATCAGTGGTAGAGGAAaatcaaacattctttacaaggatatggaaatctTTCTCTAACCGgccattttaaaaaccttaaagagaaacctgaaagagaaaactcaaagaaacagtatctgctggcggtggcttggaccgttacaaatggtatcatagccagacatcgggtcatgtgccagtgaggaggttgagcctcaaaggggatggacacgaggtggtgtgccagcgaggacgttgggccccaaaaggAGTGAACACGAGGCAGtatgccagcaaagacgctgagcccgaagggggtggattggggagtcctacatcgattggagaaggaactAGTGGGGCACCAAAGGGAgtcaattgtgagatcctatatcaattggggaggagaacgagatatcctttataatatttgttagcggtggatttaGGTCAAATAATGAGAACATAAAGCAAAGCATACCATTGGACCAACAGCACAATTGTTGCGCAACTCCATAGCACGAGCAGTAAACTCCTTGCCAAAACGACTGGTAATGGCTGAACGAATCTCTATCAGCTCAGGGAAATCCCCACATCTTGAAGATGCAAAAATCAAACCTGAAATTGCCTCCTTCAGTTCTTCTGGACATTCTCTAcgatatcaataaaaaaattatcagaATCAGACCAAATCCATCTCTTTATGTTCACATTTACAGGTTCATTTACCGACCTCTGTTGTTCAAGTAGATTGATTCTTTCAAGTACAGCCTCACAGTAACTCTCCATTATCACATACGCATCCAGCAGTTTCTGGTCCTTAATCACTTGCTCAACCTGTCAAAGACTCCTATTATAAGCTTTGAAGGTTATGGAGCCGAAACCCATGTTTGAAAGTACTTCAAAAATGATCTTACACGAAAGAGGGCTCTCTCTTGGTGGCCAAGCTGCAGCAACTGAACTACGTCAGAACGAGCCTGGGAGGATCTCACCTGGCGCTGGTTTGCAAGGACAGCGAGCCGAGAGATGGCCAGATTAACCAGAGATTTGAACCTCGTGGTCTTGAAGCTTCTTCCCAGCAGTGCATCAAGCTTCTTTCCCATGCTCAATAATGCTCCACTGTTTCTGAGAGATCTTTGTTATGGAGgaatgaagaaatatatatatattgattatCAACGATCACATTGATAATAGTCAGAGCACACGcacatattttttaagaagcATCAATTTCAGGTGTGGACAAACGAAGGGACGAAACTACAATAGAAATAGACTATTACGTCTACAATAGAAATAGACTGTTACAAGTAAATGAAACAGGgcaagaaaaaaagggaaggTTTGACGCGGTTGGCGTGTAAGGAACATTTCACCATGATCATATCAGAGTAAACAACGGGCAAAAGAGAAGGGTCTTTCCAATGAATTGAAAGTGTTGGAAGTAAAGATTGGATTTTTTCAGAACTAATCTATAGCAGCGTGGATTAAAAGTACCTAATTTCCATAATTCCTTCCTTGATTGCATCTTTAAGAGAGAAGGAAATCTGGACAATTATTTTGCTGGTCAATTAAAGGTAAAAGGTTAAAATGATGATACCAAGATCATCTGTTTCTTTCTATGATTGGGTCAATTATACCAACCAGTCTTGCTGTAAATGCAAATCCGAGTTGAGTTTTCTCAACTACTTTTATGAAGACTAACACGTAACAACAATTTCATGGATATTGCCTCTTGCTATAAACAACCAAAAGATCAACAAGACTATTTCTATTACAGTCTTAGTCCTCTGGcatt
This genomic window from Cucurbita pepo subsp. pepo cultivar mu-cu-16 chromosome LG01, ASM280686v2, whole genome shotgun sequence contains:
- the LOC111806012 gene encoding uncharacterized protein LOC111806012 isoform X1 → MGKKLDALLGRSFKTTRFKSLVNLAISRLAVLANQRQVRSSQARSDVVQLLQLGHQERALFRVEQVIKDQKLLDAYVIMESYCEAVLERINLLEQQRECPEELKEAISGLIFASSRCGDFPELIEIRSAITSRFGKEFTARAMELRNNCAVGPMIVKKLSARPPSSEIKLKLLKQVASENGITLKDLEAYEVSTEMQESKVEGVLPEEIEKESWYADSMRGRKKYKDVGDAAQAAFESAACAAAAARAAVELAQSKSSDHDYVSNPSPKARTFTETHECKNNEIELESNNKELKQPVCSSSLKENEIPIEAVNITDLLEKDLVFEESDVDGGSGESSSSSTLEEKFEVNRTIDVRRH
- the LOC111806012 gene encoding uncharacterized protein LOC111806012 isoform X2 produces the protein MGKKLDALLGRSFKTTRFKSLVNLAISRLAVLANQRQVRSSQARSDVVQLLQLGHQERALFRVEQVIKDQKLLDAYVIMESYCEAVLERINLLEQQRECPEELKEAISGLIFASSRCGDFPELIEIRSAITSRFGKEFTARAMELRNNCAVGPMIVKKLSARPPSSEIKLKLLKQVASENGITLKDLEAYEVSTEESKVEGVLPEEIEKESWYADSMRGRKKYKDVGDAAQAAFESAACAAAAARAAVELAQSKSSDHDYVSNPSPKARTFTETHECKNNEIELESNNKELKQPVCSSSLKENEIPIEAVNITDLLEKDLVFEESDVDGGSGESSSSSTLEEKFEVNRTIDVRRH